A DNA window from Microcystis aeruginosa NIES-843 contains the following coding sequences:
- a CDS encoding DNA adenine methylase, translated as MPPYRTILSNEEPYREPFFGGGSVFFAVKQLFDQQIKTYWINDLNYDLYCFWQCAQENIELLVAKITEIKQEYDNGRELFQDLTREDLKLTDFEKAVRFFILNRITFSGTVDSGGYSQAAFTSRFTDSSIARLTQIAPLLASVKITNQDYEELLFAEGKEVFIFLDPPYYSATKSRLYGVRGNLHTSFDHQRFADNMRQCQAKWLITYDDCPEIRKLFDFAHIIEWNLQYGMNNYKQGAAASGRELMIKNY; from the coding sequence ATGCCCCCATATCGAACCATACTAAGTAACGAAGAACCATATCGAGAACCTTTTTTTGGTGGGGGTTCTGTATTTTTTGCTGTTAAGCAACTCTTTGATCAACAAATAAAAACCTATTGGATTAATGACTTAAATTATGATTTATATTGTTTCTGGCAATGCGCTCAAGAAAATATTGAGTTATTGGTAGCAAAAATAACAGAAATTAAACAGGAATATGATAATGGACGAGAATTATTTCAAGATTTGACAAGGGAAGATTTAAAGTTAACCGACTTTGAGAAAGCGGTGCGTTTTTTTATTTTAAATCGGATTACTTTTTCGGGAACAGTGGATTCTGGTGGCTATTCCCAAGCGGCTTTTACCAGTAGATTTACTGATTCATCAATTGCCAGATTAACTCAAATTGCGCCGTTATTAGCATCGGTCAAAATTACTAACCAAGACTACGAAGAATTATTATTTGCTGAGGGAAAAGAAGTTTTTATCTTCCTCGATCCCCCCTACTATAGTGCCACAAAATCCCGTTTATACGGCGTAAGAGGGAATTTACATACCAGCTTCGATCATCAACGTTTTGCCGATAATATGCGTCAATGTCAGGCTAAATGGTTAATTACCTACGATGATTGTCCAGAGATACGAAAACTCTTTGATTTTGCCCATATTATCGAGTGGAATCTTCAGTATGGCATGAATAATTATAAACAAGGAGCGGCGGCATCCGGCAGAGAATTAATGATCAAAAATTATTAG